A portion of the Mesobacillus jeotgali genome contains these proteins:
- a CDS encoding NEW3 domain-containing protein, which translates to MRKYFLGLLSLLLVFSMLPLSGSAAKSHDPDVDLWNAVKPLDTTVTFLNTGAHPDDERSDFLAYLSRGLGVKTASMIANRGEGGQNEIGNELGNALGIIRSREMIEAAKITGVTAYHLSETTNDAIYDFGFSKSPDETLEKWDEDVAYERLIRFIRTYQPDIVMPSFRNSPTQHGHHRAMEILSEKAFEDAANPSVYPEQLKEGLPVWQIKKLFLPAESKNTATTSIEIGMYDPIYQMSYPQLGEASRYMHKSQGMGNDIPVAPRQTHLELLYSAVDTNGSNELFAGIPYDFAAWAKTLPKNENSLTVQYTRLQDQLESIIASYPDRDAVFTQTQKALKDVLRLHMKTEKANLDDELKSDLLHKLSLKQEQLQTASFVSSSLDVTAEAASTVLTKGQDTAVTVTLTNNGSQELEHLNVELMAPKGWTVTSDAKETGLAPGETTALNFDVAVPEDAGFYHAYNEPVLQAKVSYKNDGAAVQQVKQLEGTIAVLPDAAVTLNPEDIIVNTAKVQDEIPVTAKVKNYFNGATKAAVSLKAPAGWVVEPKSAIVDFSAQFEEKEVAFTLSPPKDIQSGDFKIDAEVAVNGETFNSTIQEISYDHIGTFYYQYPAQVNGVAFELLTNDNLKVGYIDSGFDLVADYLSNAGMNITKLTEADLATADLIQYDTIVVGIRAYLSRADLLANNARLLKYAEDGGHLVVQYHKPNDGWNKDTTAPYPLTIGNPSIDWRVTDENAKVNILQPESPLFNYPNKITDSDWDNWIQERGLYYPMAWGPEYQTFVSMADPGEKAFDGGILMANYGKGTYLYTNLVFYRQIQGQVPGGYRIFTNLISYGSEE; encoded by the coding sequence GTGAGGAAGTACTTTCTTGGTTTGCTCTCTTTATTGCTTGTTTTTTCTATGCTACCATTAAGCGGATCAGCCGCCAAAAGCCACGATCCTGACGTTGATCTCTGGAATGCCGTGAAGCCTCTCGATACAACGGTGACCTTCTTGAATACCGGCGCCCATCCTGATGATGAAAGAAGCGACTTTTTAGCGTATCTTTCTCGTGGACTAGGTGTTAAAACAGCCAGCATGATTGCCAACCGCGGTGAAGGCGGGCAAAATGAAATCGGCAATGAGCTTGGGAATGCCCTAGGCATCATCCGTTCCCGCGAGATGATCGAAGCCGCAAAAATCACTGGTGTTACAGCTTATCATTTAAGTGAAACAACCAACGATGCCATCTATGACTTCGGCTTTTCCAAAAGCCCTGATGAAACACTGGAAAAATGGGATGAAGATGTTGCTTACGAGCGACTGATTCGTTTCATTCGCACATACCAGCCGGATATTGTCATGCCTTCATTCAGGAACTCTCCGACACAGCACGGACACCACCGTGCAATGGAAATCCTGAGCGAGAAAGCCTTTGAAGATGCTGCAAATCCATCAGTCTACCCAGAGCAATTAAAAGAAGGGTTACCTGTATGGCAGATCAAAAAGCTATTCCTCCCTGCTGAATCAAAAAACACGGCCACTACTTCAATCGAAATTGGAATGTATGATCCAATATACCAGATGTCCTATCCACAATTGGGAGAAGCCTCCCGCTATATGCACAAAAGCCAGGGAATGGGCAATGACATTCCTGTCGCACCACGCCAGACTCATCTCGAATTGCTTTACAGCGCTGTTGACACAAACGGCAGCAACGAACTATTTGCAGGTATTCCATACGATTTTGCAGCATGGGCAAAAACTCTTCCAAAGAACGAAAACTCTCTAACAGTCCAGTACACAAGATTACAGGACCAGCTAGAATCCATCATCGCATCATACCCTGACAGAGATGCAGTATTCACTCAAACACAGAAAGCTTTGAAAGATGTCCTCCGCTTGCACATGAAGACGGAAAAAGCAAACCTTGACGATGAACTGAAGTCTGATTTGCTTCACAAGCTAAGCCTGAAACAGGAGCAGCTGCAAACGGCAAGCTTCGTTTCGTCCAGCCTGGATGTAACAGCTGAAGCAGCATCTACTGTCCTGACCAAAGGCCAGGATACTGCGGTTACTGTGACACTTACAAACAATGGTTCACAGGAATTGGAGCATTTGAACGTTGAACTAATGGCTCCAAAAGGCTGGACGGTTACCTCTGATGCCAAAGAAACCGGATTAGCACCAGGAGAAACCACAGCTCTCAATTTTGATGTAGCCGTACCTGAAGATGCCGGTTTCTACCACGCATACAACGAGCCTGTTTTACAGGCAAAGGTCTCTTACAAGAATGATGGAGCTGCAGTCCAACAGGTAAAACAGCTCGAAGGGACCATCGCAGTCCTGCCTGACGCAGCAGTTACCTTGAATCCAGAGGATATCATCGTCAACACAGCTAAAGTCCAGGACGAAATTCCCGTGACGGCAAAAGTTAAGAACTATTTTAACGGCGCAACTAAAGCGGCTGTATCTCTGAAAGCACCTGCAGGCTGGGTCGTAGAACCGAAATCAGCAATTGTTGATTTCAGCGCCCAGTTTGAGGAGAAAGAAGTAGCATTCACCCTTTCACCGCCTAAGGATATTCAATCCGGAGACTTCAAGATTGATGCCGAGGTTGCCGTGAATGGCGAGACATTCAATTCTACAATCCAGGAAATCAGTTACGACCATATCGGTACATTCTATTATCAGTACCCGGCGCAGGTAAACGGCGTAGCATTCGAATTGCTGACAAACGATAACCTGAAAGTCGGTTATATCGACAGCGGTTTCGATCTGGTTGCAGACTACTTATCAAATGCCGGCATGAATATCACAAAGCTGACCGAAGCAGACCTTGCCACAGCAGATTTGATCCAGTATGACACAATCGTAGTCGGCATCCGTGCCTACCTTTCAAGAGCAGACTTGCTAGCGAACAATGCACGACTTCTTAAATACGCAGAAGATGGCGGACACTTGGTCGTTCAGTACCACAAGCCAAACGATGGATGGAATAAAGACACCACTGCCCCCTACCCATTAACAATTGGAAATCCGTCTATTGACTGGCGGGTAACTGACGAAAATGCAAAAGTAAACATCTTACAGCCAGAGTCACCACTGTTCAATTATCCAAACAAAATTACAGACAGCGACTGGGATAACTGGATCCAGGAAAGAGGACTCTACTACCCAATGGCCTGGGGACCAGAATACCAGACCTTCGTCAGCATGGCTGACCCAGGAGAAAAAGCGTTCGACGGCGGCATCCTGATGGCCAACTACGGCAAGGGAACCTACCTTTATACAAACCTTGTATTCTACCGACAGATTCAGGGGCAGGTGCCTGGGGGGTATAGGATTTTCACTAATTTGATTAGTTATGGGTCAGAAGAATAA
- a CDS encoding ROK family transcriptional regulator, whose product MNLSGTPVQLKSLNKKRVLQCIQENSPISRAEIAAKINISKPTVSLLVDELIQEKWIFEKGIGESTSQGGRRPIQLYFNEKAAYIIGTDIGGTKVKTVICDLNGNIVASSSFNTCQYLDTGLLKQIAREIDFMMNKEGIQVEKILGMGAGVPGITETTTGIVVEAPSLNWVRYPFITEAKRHLPFPVHVDNDVNVAALGEQWLGNARDKQNVLFIAVGTGIGSGIIINNQLYRGSTSAAGEIGYMVTDKNDMRNEFKPIFHRYGYLESVAGGKSIGDRLTKCIQKEPEHPLHQQALTSELPGEIAFKLAKSGDEIALKVIDEAIEHLAYGIVNAASLLNPEIVILGGGVLKSSDFILPKLQEIVNQYLPSSVQLKTSQLGDNAGVLGAVSLFMREHESLIKYH is encoded by the coding sequence ATGAATCTAAGTGGAACACCAGTACAGCTGAAATCACTCAACAAGAAAAGGGTGCTTCAGTGCATTCAGGAAAATTCACCGATCTCCAGGGCCGAAATTGCCGCTAAAATCAATATCAGCAAACCGACTGTTTCCTTATTGGTCGATGAATTGATTCAGGAAAAGTGGATTTTTGAGAAGGGGATTGGTGAGTCGACGTCACAGGGAGGCAGAAGGCCAATCCAGCTGTACTTCAACGAAAAGGCAGCATACATAATCGGAACGGATATTGGCGGAACAAAAGTGAAGACCGTTATTTGCGATTTGAACGGGAACATTGTTGCGAGCAGCAGTTTTAATACTTGCCAATATCTTGACACAGGGCTGCTAAAACAGATTGCCAGAGAAATTGATTTTATGATGAACAAAGAAGGTATCCAAGTCGAGAAAATCCTGGGAATGGGTGCAGGAGTTCCGGGAATCACTGAGACGACAACTGGAATTGTCGTTGAGGCACCAAGCTTGAACTGGGTCAGGTACCCGTTTATTACGGAAGCGAAGCGTCATCTTCCCTTTCCGGTACATGTCGACAATGATGTGAATGTGGCGGCGCTTGGTGAGCAGTGGCTTGGGAATGCACGTGACAAGCAGAATGTCCTTTTCATAGCCGTTGGCACCGGAATCGGCAGTGGGATTATCATCAACAATCAGCTGTATCGCGGTTCAACCAGTGCAGCTGGTGAAATTGGCTATATGGTGACAGACAAGAACGATATGAGAAATGAATTCAAGCCGATTTTTCACCGTTATGGCTATCTTGAAAGCGTGGCGGGCGGAAAATCAATTGGAGACAGGCTGACAAAGTGCATCCAGAAGGAGCCTGAACATCCTTTACATCAGCAAGCTCTTACATCCGAGCTGCCGGGGGAAATAGCCTTCAAGCTGGCGAAGTCCGGTGATGAAATTGCTCTTAAAGTGATTGACGAGGCCATTGAGCACCTTGCCTATGGGATTGTGAATGCTGCTAGTCTGCTAAATCCAGAGATTGTCATTTTAGGAGGTGGTGTTTTAAAATCATCCGATTTCATCCTGCCGAAGCTGCAGGAAATTGTGAATCAATACCTTCCTAGTTCAGTCCAGCTGAAGACGTCCCAACTGGGTGACAACGCCGGAGTACTTGGTGCGGTGTCACTGTTCATGAGGGAGCATGAAAGTTTGATTAAATACCATTAA
- a CDS encoding extracellular solute-binding protein yields MKHKKKVSIITALTLSASLLLAACSSEEGSSKPAGDNGSKEKLEDKVVIYSPHGKDILTEFEKQFEAKHNVDVEWLDMGSQEVLDRVRSEKNNPQADVWWGAPSVMFDQAKDEGLLQPYEPSYAGALADNFHEAEWHWSGTSQTPEVIMYNSKELTKEEAPKDWDDLLDPKWKDEIIIRYPLASGTMRTIFSAMIYRDFKDSQDPAKGYEWLEKLDANTKEYSANPEMMYNKVAKGEGSVSVWAMPDVVMLKENKNYPFEFIVPESGTPVLTEGIAIVKDAPHQKAAEAFYEFVNTPEAAKLLAEKYYRIPTRDDVKDLPKWITETEIKPMDIDWKVFQDNSDAWMKYWDENIKSGDKEIKE; encoded by the coding sequence GTGAAACACAAAAAGAAGGTTTCTATAATCACAGCATTGACTTTATCTGCATCGTTATTACTGGCTGCGTGCAGCTCTGAAGAAGGGTCCAGCAAACCGGCAGGAGATAATGGCTCCAAAGAAAAGCTGGAAGATAAAGTGGTGATTTATTCTCCGCATGGAAAAGATATTTTAACAGAATTTGAGAAGCAGTTTGAAGCGAAACATAACGTCGATGTGGAATGGCTTGATATGGGTTCACAGGAAGTTCTTGACCGTGTCCGTTCCGAGAAGAACAATCCTCAGGCAGACGTCTGGTGGGGAGCTCCATCCGTCATGTTTGACCAGGCTAAGGACGAAGGACTTTTACAGCCGTATGAACCGTCTTACGCGGGAGCATTGGCGGATAATTTCCATGAAGCTGAGTGGCACTGGTCAGGAACAAGCCAGACGCCTGAAGTCATCATGTACAACAGCAAGGAACTGACAAAGGAAGAGGCGCCTAAGGATTGGGATGATTTGCTTGATCCAAAATGGAAGGATGAAATCATCATCCGTTATCCGCTTGCTTCCGGTACGATGAGAACCATTTTCTCAGCGATGATCTACCGTGATTTCAAAGATTCTCAGGATCCTGCAAAAGGATACGAATGGCTTGAAAAGCTGGATGCCAATACGAAGGAATACTCAGCTAACCCAGAAATGATGTACAACAAGGTTGCCAAGGGCGAAGGTTCTGTGTCTGTCTGGGCAATGCCGGATGTCGTCATGCTGAAGGAGAACAAGAACTATCCATTTGAGTTCATCGTTCCTGAAAGCGGAACTCCAGTCTTGACAGAAGGGATCGCGATCGTGAAGGATGCGCCTCACCAGAAGGCTGCTGAAGCATTTTATGAATTCGTTAATACACCAGAAGCAGCAAAGCTTTTAGCAGAAAAATACTACCGCATCCCTACTCGTGATGATGTGAAGGATCTTCCTAAGTGGATCACGGAAACAGAAATCAAGCCAATGGATATTGACTGGAAGGTCTTCCAGGACAATAGCGATGCGTGGATGAAGTATTGGGATGAAAACATTAAGAGTGGAGACAAAGAAATCAAAGAATAG
- a CDS encoding ABC transporter ATP-binding protein gives MASIKIENVQKAFGKVVAVDHLNLDIKDGEFFTFLGPSGCGKTTTLRMIAGFYYPTKGVVRFGDKDMTRVPPEKRNTGMVFQNYALFPHMTVFENVAFGLKVRKIASSEVKARVHDVLLKVRLGQYADRQVSQLSGGQQQRVALARALVIEPEILLLDEPLSNLDARLRDEMRAEILRLQKEYKITTIYVTHDQAEALSMSDRIAVFNFGVCHQVGTPSEIYNEPANDFVASFIGEINLLPVKVEQVEDDLVTVSAGENQFVVHNTPFNFKRETEKSELSLSVRPESVKILDARADRHNVFKGKVEQVQFFGTIINLAVRVNDLLLEVNVLNHVSANLKPGAEVWVELPADQIRLIPVLNGEAP, from the coding sequence ATGGCGTCGATAAAAATAGAAAATGTCCAAAAAGCCTTCGGAAAAGTAGTGGCAGTGGATCATTTGAATCTTGATATCAAGGATGGAGAATTCTTCACCTTCCTGGGGCCTAGCGGCTGCGGAAAGACGACAACGCTTCGGATGATTGCTGGGTTCTATTATCCTACCAAGGGTGTAGTGCGATTTGGCGATAAAGATATGACGCGTGTACCTCCTGAAAAAAGAAATACGGGCATGGTTTTTCAAAACTATGCCCTTTTTCCTCATATGACGGTCTTTGAAAATGTTGCATTCGGTTTGAAGGTAAGAAAGATTGCCTCAAGTGAAGTGAAAGCAAGGGTACACGATGTGCTCCTTAAAGTAAGGCTCGGGCAATACGCCGACCGTCAGGTGAGTCAGTTGAGTGGAGGTCAGCAGCAGCGCGTGGCTCTTGCCAGGGCATTGGTGATCGAACCTGAAATCCTGTTGCTTGATGAGCCGTTGAGTAATCTGGATGCGAGGCTGCGCGATGAAATGCGTGCAGAAATTCTGAGGCTGCAAAAAGAGTATAAGATTACCACGATTTATGTTACCCATGATCAGGCTGAGGCGCTGTCGATGAGTGACAGGATCGCTGTCTTCAATTTCGGTGTTTGCCATCAGGTCGGAACGCCTTCAGAAATCTATAATGAGCCGGCCAATGACTTTGTAGCCAGTTTCATAGGAGAAATCAATCTTCTTCCTGTAAAAGTGGAGCAGGTTGAAGACGACCTCGTAACTGTCTCTGCTGGTGAAAACCAATTTGTTGTACATAATACGCCTTTTAATTTCAAAAGGGAAACCGAAAAAAGTGAATTGTCCCTTTCAGTTCGTCCAGAGTCCGTCAAGATTCTTGATGCACGGGCAGACAGGCATAATGTATTTAAAGGAAAGGTTGAACAAGTGCAGTTCTTCGGCACGATCATCAATCTGGCAGTAAGGGTCAATGACCTGCTGCTTGAGGTGAATGTGCTGAATCATGTTTCCGCAAATCTGAAACCGGGAGCGGAAGTCTGGGTTGAACTTCCTGCCGACCAAATCAGGCTGATCCCGGTATTGAACGGTGAGGCGCCATGA